A region from the Fusarium graminearum PH-1 chromosome 4, whole genome shotgun sequence genome encodes:
- a CDS encoding import inner membrane translocase subunit TIM14: MASVMAWGAGAAVAAFLGRAGLVAWRRSRGGVGAMGKAFYKGGFEAKMTKKEATLILSLNERAITKDKVRKAHRTLMLLNHPDRGGSPYLATKVNEAKEFLDKNG, encoded by the exons ATGGCTTCTGTTATGGCATGGGGCGCCGGCGCTGCCGTCGCGGCCTTTTTG GGTCGAGCTGGTCTGGTCGCATGGAGACGCTCACGAGGTGGTGTTGGAGCCATGGGCAAGGCTTTCTACAAGGGTGGTTTTgaggccaagatgaccaagaaggaggctaCTCTGATTCTGTCGCTCAA CGAGCGAGCCATtaccaaggacaaggtccGCAAGGCCCACCGAACCCTCATGCTTCTCAACCATCCCGATCGAGGCGGCAGCCCTTACCTTGCGACAAAGGTgaacgaggccaaggagtTCCTGGACAAGAACGGTTAA